One window of the Gammaproteobacteria bacterium genome contains the following:
- the ilvC gene encoding ketol-acid reductoisomerase produces MNIYYDKDADLSIIKGKKVAIIGYGSQGHAHANNLQESGVDVVVGLRPGSTSEAKAKQAKLKVKDVAEAVKGADVVMILAPDEHQARLYRDTVEPNIKKGAALAFAHGFNIHFGQIEPRADLDVIMIAPKGPGHLVRSTYKQGGGVPSLIAVHQDASGKAKAIALSYASANGGGRAGVIETNFREETETDLFGEQAVLCGGATALVQAGFETLVEAGYAPEMAYFECLHELKLIVDLMYEGGIANMRYSISNTAEYGDMTRGPRIVTEDTKREMKKILSEIQNGEFAREFILENQGGAAVMKAKRRLAREHQIEVVGEKLRSMMPWIKANRLVDKDHN; encoded by the coding sequence ATGAATATTTATTACGACAAAGACGCCGACCTTTCCATCATCAAGGGCAAGAAGGTCGCCATTATCGGTTACGGTTCACAGGGTCACGCGCACGCCAATAACCTGCAGGAGTCCGGCGTAGACGTAGTGGTCGGCCTGCGTCCAGGCTCCACTTCCGAAGCCAAGGCCAAGCAGGCCAAGCTCAAGGTGAAAGATGTGGCCGAGGCGGTGAAGGGTGCCGATGTCGTCATGATTCTCGCCCCGGACGAGCATCAGGCCAGGCTGTACCGTGACACGGTCGAGCCCAACATAAAGAAGGGCGCCGCGCTGGCCTTCGCCCACGGCTTCAACATTCACTTCGGCCAGATCGAGCCGCGCGCCGACCTCGACGTCATCATGATCGCGCCCAAAGGGCCGGGCCATCTGGTGCGCTCCACCTACAAGCAGGGCGGCGGTGTGCCGAGCCTGATTGCAGTGCATCAGGACGCCAGCGGCAAGGCCAAGGCCATCGCACTGTCCTATGCCAGCGCCAACGGCGGCGGCCGCGCCGGCGTCATCGAAACCAACTTCCGTGAAGAGACCGAGACCGACCTGTTCGGCGAACAGGCCGTGCTGTGCGGCGGTGCAACTGCGCTGGTGCAGGCTGGCTTTGAGACCCTGGTCGAGGCCGGTTATGCGCCGGAGATGGCCTACTTCGAGTGCCTGCACGAGTTGAAGCTGATCGTCGACCTTATGTACGAAGGCGGCATCGCCAACATGCGCTACTCGATTTCCAATACCGCCGAGTACGGCGACATGACGCGCGGCCCGCGCATTGTCACCGAAGACACCAAGCGCGAGATGAAGAAAATCCTGAGCGAGATCCAGAACGGCGAGTTCGCGCGCGAGTTCATACTCGAAAATCAGGGCGGTGCGGCAGTGATGAAGGCCAAGCGCCGGCTGGCGCGCGAGCACCAGATCGAGGTGGTGGGCGAGAAACTGCGCAGCATGATGCCCTGGATCAAGGCCAACCGCCTGGTCGACAAAGACCACAACTGA
- a CDS encoding phenylpyruvate tautomerase MIF-related protein → MPYLKIQTNTPLAPDTAKALLAQASRTVASELGKPESYVMVALEPPLSMLFAGTDAPLAYLELKSIGLPESKTAALSKALCDLMAEQTDIPQERVYIEFANAKGALWGWNGDTF, encoded by the coding sequence ATGCCCTACCTCAAAATACAAACCAACACCCCGCTTGCACCGGATACCGCCAAGGCACTGCTGGCACAGGCCTCGCGCACGGTGGCCAGTGAACTCGGCAAGCCGGAGAGCTATGTGATGGTGGCGCTGGAGCCGCCCCTGTCCATGCTGTTTGCGGGCACGGACGCGCCGCTCGCCTATCTCGAACTCAAAAGCATCGGTCTGCCGGAGAGCAAGACCGCAGCGCTCTCGAAGGCCTTGTGTGATCTGATGGCAGAGCAGACGGATATTCCACAGGAACGGGTATATATCGAGTTTGCCAACGCCAAGGGCGCGCTCTGGGGCTGGAATGGCGACACGTTTTAA
- a CDS encoding acetolactate synthase 3 large subunit, which produces MELTGAEILVRSLKDEGVEYVFGYPGGAVLHIYDALYRQEDVKHILVRHEQGATHAADGYARSTGRPGVVLVTSGPGATNAVTGIATAYMDSIPLVVITGQVHTWAIGSDAFQEVDSVGITRPCVKHNFLVKDVKDLATTIKKAFYIATTGRPGPVVVDVPKDVTAQITEYAYPKKVALRSYKPVVEGHPGQIKKAVELLLAAKRPMIYSGGGVILGEASKILTEFTRLLGCPITNTLMGLGAYPSNDKQFVGMLGMHGTYEANMAMHECDVLIAIGARFDDRVVGKVELFSPGSKKIHIDIDPSSISKSVRVDVPIVGSVGNVLAEMLKLIKAARKQPDKTALAAWWKQINQWRAKDCLRYDHKSKLIKPQAVLEKLYQLTKGDAFVTSDVGQHQMWAAQFYRFDKPRRWINSGGLGTMGFGLPAAMGVQLAHPKATVACVTGEASIMMCIQELSTCKQYGLPIKIINLNNRYMGMVRQWQEFFYKGRYSHSYMDALPDFVQLAESFGHVGMKIEKPGDVEPALKEALKLKDRLVFMDFITDQTENVYPMIEAGKGHHEMHLSPERELA; this is translated from the coding sequence GTGGAATTAACAGGCGCAGAGATACTGGTGCGGTCGCTCAAGGACGAGGGCGTGGAGTATGTCTTTGGCTATCCCGGCGGCGCGGTGTTGCACATCTATGATGCGCTTTACCGGCAGGAGGATGTGAAGCACATCCTGGTGCGCCACGAGCAGGGCGCAACCCATGCCGCCGACGGCTACGCACGCTCCACCGGCAGGCCCGGCGTGGTGCTGGTGACTTCGGGGCCGGGTGCGACCAATGCCGTGACCGGCATCGCCACCGCCTACATGGACTCCATCCCGCTGGTGGTGATCACCGGGCAGGTGCACACCTGGGCCATCGGCAGCGACGCCTTTCAGGAAGTGGACTCCGTGGGCATTACGCGCCCGTGCGTGAAGCACAATTTTCTGGTCAAGGACGTGAAAGACCTCGCGACCACGATCAAGAAGGCCTTTTACATCGCCACCACGGGTCGCCCCGGCCCGGTGGTGGTGGACGTGCCCAAGGATGTCACCGCCCAGATAACGGAGTACGCCTACCCCAAAAAGGTGGCATTGCGCTCCTACAAGCCCGTGGTTGAAGGACATCCGGGCCAGATCAAGAAGGCGGTGGAGCTGCTGCTCGCTGCCAAACGCCCGATGATTTACAGTGGCGGCGGCGTGATTCTGGGTGAGGCATCCAAAATCCTTACCGAGTTTACGCGTCTACTGGGTTGCCCCATCACCAACACGTTGATGGGTCTCGGCGCCTATCCCTCCAACGACAAGCAGTTTGTCGGCATGCTGGGTATGCACGGGACCTACGAAGCCAACATGGCGATGCACGAGTGTGATGTGCTGATTGCCATCGGTGCGCGTTTTGATGACCGCGTGGTGGGAAAGGTGGAGTTGTTCTCGCCCGGCTCGAAGAAGATACACATCGACATCGACCCATCGTCGATCTCGAAGAGCGTGCGCGTGGACGTGCCTATCGTGGGTTCGGTGGGCAATGTGCTGGCTGAAATGCTCAAGCTCATCAAGGCGGCCAGGAAACAGCCCGACAAGACGGCGCTGGCGGCGTGGTGGAAGCAGATCAACCAATGGCGCGCCAAGGACTGCCTGCGTTACGACCACAAGAGCAAGCTCATCAAGCCGCAGGCGGTGCTGGAGAAGCTGTACCAGTTGACCAAGGGCGATGCCTTTGTCACCTCCGACGTGGGCCAGCACCAGATGTGGGCGGCGCAGTTTTACCGGTTCGACAAGCCGCGCCGCTGGATCAACTCCGGTGGGCTCGGCACCATGGGTTTCGGCCTGCCGGCGGCGATGGGCGTGCAGTTGGCCCACCCCAAGGCTACGGTGGCCTGTGTCACGGGCGAGGCCAGCATCATGATGTGCATACAGGAGCTGTCCACCTGCAAGCAGTATGGCCTGCCGATCAAGATCATCAACCTCAACAACCGTTATATGGGCATGGTGCGGCAGTGGCAGGAGTTCTTCTACAAGGGCCGCTATTCGCACTCCTACATGGACGCGCTGCCTGATTTCGTGCAGCTGGCGGAAAGCTTTGGCCACGTGGGCATGAAGATCGAGAAGCCCGGTGACGTCGAGCCTGCTCTGAAAGAGGCGCTGAAGCTGAAAGACCGGCTGGTATTCATGGACTTCATCACCGATCAGACCGAGAATGTGTATCCGATGATTGAGGCGGGCAAGGGGCATCATGAGATGCATCTTTCACCCGAGCGGGAACTGGCGTGA
- the ilvN gene encoding acetolactate synthase small subunit yields the protein MRHIISILMENESGALSRVAGLFSARGYNIESLTVAPTEDPSLSRMTLVTSGTDNIIEQITKQLNKLVDVVKLLDLTEGAHIEREMMLIKVKATGAAREEIKRLADIFRGHIIDVTDASYVIELTGTGEKLDGFIQALDGKSIIEVVRSGASGIARGAKSLKV from the coding sequence ATGCGACACATCATTTCAATTTTGATGGAAAACGAATCCGGCGCACTATCGCGGGTCGCTGGGCTGTTCTCCGCGCGCGGCTACAACATCGAGTCACTCACTGTGGCACCGACCGAAGACCCGTCGCTGTCACGCATGACGCTGGTGACCAGTGGCACCGACAACATCATCGAGCAGATTACCAAGCAGCTCAACAAGCTGGTGGACGTGGTGAAGCTGCTCGATCTTACCGAAGGCGCGCACATCGAGCGCGAGATGATGCTGATCAAGGTCAAGGCAACGGGTGCGGCGCGCGAGGAGATCAAGCGTCTGGCGGACATCTTCCGTGGCCACATCATTGACGTCACGGATGCCAGTTATGTCATCGAGTTGACCGGCACCGGCGAGAAACTCGACGGGTTTATCCAGGCGCTCGACGGCAAGTCCATTATCGAGGTCGTGCGTTCCGGTGCCTCGGGCATTGCGCGCGGCGCGAAGAGTTTGAAGGTTTAA
- a CDS encoding CBS domain-containing protein — MPIGELCSRAVVFVRREDSVREAAQLMRQHHVGNVLVVDEKDAQRVPVGILTDRDIVVEVVAKNVDLDKVSVGDIMSFELASARDTDGVFETIQLMRMKGVRRLPVVNASGGLVGILALDDIIELLAEELSALAKLISREQAQEKKRKV; from the coding sequence ATGCCCATCGGTGAACTCTGCAGTCGTGCAGTGGTATTCGTGCGCCGGGAAGACTCCGTGCGCGAGGCCGCGCAACTCATGCGTCAGCATCATGTCGGCAATGTGCTGGTGGTGGACGAGAAAGACGCCCAGAGAGTGCCGGTCGGGATCCTGACCGATCGTGACATCGTCGTTGAGGTAGTGGCAAAAAATGTTGATCTCGACAAGGTCAGCGTGGGCGATATCATGAGCTTCGAGCTCGCCAGCGCCCGTGACACGGATGGCGTCTTCGAAACCATTCAGCTCATGCGCATGAAGGGCGTACGCAGACTGCCGGTAGTGAATGCCAGCGGTGGTCTGGTCGGCATACTCGCACTGGACGATATTATCGAGCTGCTGGCCGAGGAACTGTCGGCGCTAGCCAAGCTCATCTCACGCGAGCAGGCGCAGGAGAAAAAGAGAAAGGTGTAG
- the pssA gene encoding CDP-diacylglycerol--serine O-phosphatidyltransferase, with translation MPDNANEEHPTDRRILRRRRGIYLLPNLFTTAGLFAGFYAIVAGMNGRFEAAAVAIFVAMVMDGIDGRIARLTNTQSDFGAEYDSLADMVSFGLAPALVVYSWGLHFLGKFGWLAAFVYAACAALRLARFNTQIGIIDKRYFQGLASPAAAGIIAGMVWSAHDFELEGTAIMVVALLITVLVSVLMVSKMRYYSFKDFNLKNKVPFLALLGLVSVIVLISSDPPRILLAVFLLYGISGPILTLMQLRSKRLARKIQAGGGETTEAGDTRPEDVRKDEP, from the coding sequence GTGCCGGATAACGCGAACGAAGAGCACCCCACAGACAGGCGTATACTGCGCCGTCGGCGCGGCATTTACCTGCTGCCCAACCTGTTTACCACCGCCGGACTGTTCGCAGGGTTCTACGCCATCGTGGCCGGCATGAACGGGCGCTTTGAGGCCGCCGCCGTCGCCATCTTTGTCGCCATGGTAATGGACGGCATCGACGGCCGCATTGCCCGCCTCACCAATACCCAGAGCGACTTCGGCGCGGAGTACGACAGCCTCGCCGACATGGTCTCCTTTGGTCTTGCCCCGGCGCTGGTGGTGTATTCCTGGGGGCTGCATTTTCTCGGCAAGTTCGGCTGGCTGGCGGCCTTTGTCTACGCCGCCTGTGCCGCACTGCGGCTGGCCCGCTTCAATACCCAGATCGGCATCATCGACAAGCGCTACTTTCAGGGGCTGGCCAGCCCGGCGGCGGCAGGAATCATCGCCGGCATGGTCTGGAGCGCCCATGACTTCGAGTTGGAGGGCACGGCCATCATGGTCGTGGCGCTGCTGATTACCGTGCTGGTGAGTGTGCTCATGGTGAGCAAGATGCGTTATTACAGCTTCAAGGACTTCAACCTCAAGAACAAAGTGCCGTTTCTGGCGCTGCTGGGGCTGGTGTCCGTGATTGTTCTGATTTCCAGCGACCCGCCGCGCATCCTGCTGGCCGTGTTTCTGCTCTACGGTATCTCCGGCCCGATACTGACCCTGATGCAGTTGCGCAGCAAGCGGCTGGCACGCAAAATCCAGGCTGGGGGTGGTGAAACCACGGAGGCCGGAGACACGCGGCCCGAAGATGTACGCAAGGACGAACCTTGA
- the fsa gene encoding fructose-6-phosphate aldolase: MKFFIDSANLDDVRKAVELGMADGVTTNPSLMAKETGISFHKQIATICALVSGPVSAEVTSLDYAEMLRQGRELASIAPNVTVKLPLTPDGLRACRDLADEGTQVNVTLCFSAAQAILAAKAGASFVSPFVGRLDDVGEHGMSLIAEIVDIYNNYDWPTEVLVASVRHPTHVLEAARIGADVVTLPFKVLEQMYKHPLTTMGIDQFMADWKKSGL; this comes from the coding sequence ATGAAATTTTTTATCGACAGTGCAAATCTGGATGACGTACGCAAGGCAGTAGAACTCGGCATGGCGGACGGCGTGACCACCAATCCCAGCCTCATGGCCAAGGAAACCGGGATCAGCTTTCACAAGCAGATTGCCACCATATGCGCCTTGGTCAGTGGCCCGGTAAGCGCTGAGGTGACCTCGCTCGACTATGCCGAGATGCTCAGGCAGGGCCGTGAGCTGGCCAGTATCGCGCCCAACGTCACGGTAAAGCTGCCACTCACGCCCGACGGCCTGCGCGCCTGCCGCGATCTCGCGGATGAAGGCACCCAGGTCAATGTGACGCTGTGCTTTTCAGCGGCGCAGGCGATACTCGCGGCCAAGGCCGGCGCGAGCTTTGTCTCGCCCTTTGTTGGGCGACTGGACGATGTGGGCGAACACGGCATGAGTCTGATTGCCGAGATTGTGGACATCTACAACAACTACGACTGGCCGACAGAGGTGCTGGTGGCCTCGGTGCGCCATCCCACGCACGTGCTGGAGGCCGCGCGCATCGGCGCTGATGTAGTGACTCTGCCATTCAAGGTGCTGGAGCAGATGTACAAGCACCCGCTGACGACCATGGGAATCGATCAGTTCATGGCCGACTGGAAGAAGAGCGGGCTGTAA
- the icd gene encoding NADP-dependent isocitrate dehydrogenase, whose product MADTHIIVPSEGERIHVNADYSLQTPERPIIPFIEGDGIGMDITPVMRHVVDAAVTKVYANRRRIVWMEVYAGEKAVKLYGGDTWLPEETLRALRDYVVSIKGPLTTPVGGGMRSLNVTLRQELDLYVCLRPVRYYTGTPSPLKQPEKTDMVIFRENSEDIYAGIEWAAGTPEVKKVIDFLQHQMGVKKIRFPESSGIGIKPVSREGTERLVRKAIQYAIDNHRDSVTLVHKGNIMKFTEGGFRNWGYALAQREFGASQIDAGPWCRMKNPHTDKEIIIKDVIADAFLQEILLRPEDFSVIATLNLNGDYISDALAAQVGGIGMAPGANLSDAVAMFEATHGTAPKYAGKNQLNPASIILSAEMMLRHLGWKEAADLVIKGVSGAIAAKTVTADLARLMPDATLVSTSGFGDAVIKNM is encoded by the coding sequence ATGGCTGACACGCATATCATTGTCCCTTCCGAAGGTGAGCGCATCCACGTCAACGCTGACTACAGCCTGCAAACGCCTGAGCGTCCGATCATTCCGTTCATTGAGGGCGATGGCATCGGAATGGATATCACCCCCGTAATGCGCCACGTGGTCGATGCCGCCGTGACCAAGGTCTATGCCAACCGCCGCCGCATCGTCTGGATGGAGGTATATGCGGGTGAAAAGGCGGTAAAGCTGTACGGTGGTGACACCTGGCTACCCGAGGAAACGCTACGCGCGCTACGCGACTATGTGGTCTCCATCAAGGGGCCGCTCACGACACCCGTCGGCGGCGGCATGCGTTCGCTCAACGTCACGTTGCGTCAGGAACTGGACTTGTATGTTTGCCTGCGCCCGGTGCGCTACTACACCGGCACACCCAGCCCGCTGAAACAGCCGGAGAAAACAGACATGGTGATCTTCCGCGAAAATTCGGAAGACATCTACGCCGGTATCGAATGGGCGGCGGGCACGCCGGAGGTAAAAAAAGTCATCGACTTTCTGCAACATCAGATGGGCGTGAAGAAAATCCGCTTCCCGGAAAGCTCCGGCATCGGCATCAAGCCGGTGTCGCGTGAGGGCACGGAGCGGCTGGTGCGCAAGGCGATCCAGTATGCCATCGACAACCATCGCGACTCGGTGACGCTGGTGCACAAGGGCAACATCATGAAGTTCACTGAGGGCGGCTTCCGCAACTGGGGCTACGCACTCGCCCAGCGTGAGTTCGGCGCATCGCAGATAGATGCAGGGCCGTGGTGCCGAATGAAAAATCCGCACACTGATAAAGAAATCATCATCAAGGACGTGATTGCGGACGCCTTTTTACAGGAGATACTGCTGCGCCCGGAAGATTTCAGCGTAATCGCCACACTCAACCTCAACGGCGACTACATCTCCGATGCGCTGGCTGCACAGGTCGGCGGCATTGGCATGGCACCGGGCGCGAATCTATCCGATGCCGTCGCCATGTTCGAGGCCACCCATGGCACGGCGCCGAAGTACGCCGGCAAGAACCAGCTCAACCCGGCCTCGATCATCCTCTCCGCCGAGATGATGCTGCGCCATCTGGGATGGAAAGAGGCCGCTGACCTGGTCATTAAAGGCGTGTCGGGGGCCATCGCCGCCAAAACCGTGACCGCCGATCTCGCCCGGTTGATGCCTGATGCCACGCTGGTCAGCACCTCAGGGTTTGGTGACGCGGTGATTAAAAACATGTGA
- a CDS encoding 2-isopropylmalate synthase, with protein MQMSDKLIIFDTTMRDGEQSPGASMTREEKIRIAKALERMRVDVIEAGFPIASIGDFESVKAVSEVITESTVCALARALEKDIDRAAEAIKPARRGRIHTFIATSPIHMQHKLRMTPDEVLERTVQMVKRARQYTDDVEFSAEDAVRSEMDFLCRVYEAAIDAGARTVNVPDTVGYSIPHAWGERIKTLIERVPNADKAIWSTHCHNDLGLAVANSLSAVLNGARQVECTINGLGERAGNAALEEIVMAVRTRRDIFTCDTGIDATQIVPASRLVSGITGFPVQPNKAIVGANAFAHESGIHQDGVLKHRTTYEIMRAEDVGWVTNRMVLGKHSGRNAFRARLQELGASFATEEALNETFVRFKELADKKHDIFDEDLQALITEANLNAENERIKLVALKACSETGEIPNAAVTLSVDGVEQHASAPGGGPVDAAFKAIESIVQSGTTLQLYSVNNITSGTDSQGEVTVRVEKGGRIVNGQGADTDIVIASAKAYLNAMNKILQTSEREHPQAGQPI; from the coding sequence ATGCAGATGAGCGACAAGTTAATCATATTCGATACCACCATGCGCGACGGCGAGCAAAGCCCCGGCGCATCAATGACGCGCGAGGAAAAGATACGCATCGCGAAGGCGCTGGAGCGCATGCGCGTTGATGTGATCGAGGCCGGGTTCCCAATCGCCAGCATCGGCGATTTCGAATCGGTAAAGGCGGTGTCCGAGGTCATTACCGAAAGCACCGTGTGCGCCCTGGCGCGCGCGCTGGAAAAAGACATCGACCGTGCCGCCGAGGCCATCAAGCCCGCCAGGCGTGGCCGCATTCACACCTTTATAGCCACCAGCCCGATCCACATGCAGCACAAGTTGCGCATGACACCGGACGAGGTGCTGGAGCGCACCGTGCAGATGGTCAAGCGCGCGCGGCAGTATACCGATGACGTGGAATTTTCAGCCGAAGACGCCGTGCGCTCGGAGATGGATTTCCTCTGCCGCGTGTATGAGGCGGCGATCGATGCAGGCGCGCGCACCGTCAACGTGCCCGACACCGTGGGCTACAGCATTCCCCATGCGTGGGGCGAACGCATCAAAACCCTCATAGAGCGGGTGCCCAACGCCGACAAGGCCATCTGGTCCACCCACTGCCACAACGATTTGGGGTTGGCCGTGGCCAACTCGCTGTCGGCGGTGTTGAACGGCGCGCGTCAGGTGGAGTGCACCATCAATGGCCTCGGCGAGCGCGCGGGTAATGCGGCGCTGGAAGAGATCGTGATGGCGGTGCGCACGCGGCGCGACATCTTCACCTGCGATACCGGCATCGACGCCACCCAGATCGTACCTGCGAGCCGTTTGGTCTCCGGCATCACCGGCTTTCCGGTACAGCCGAACAAAGCCATCGTCGGCGCAAATGCCTTCGCCCATGAGTCCGGCATCCATCAAGATGGCGTGCTCAAGCACCGCACGACCTACGAAATCATGCGGGCCGAAGACGTGGGTTGGGTCACCAACCGCATGGTGTTAGGCAAGCACTCCGGACGCAATGCTTTCCGCGCGCGCCTGCAGGAGTTGGGCGCCAGCTTTGCCACGGAAGAGGCCTTGAATGAAACCTTTGTCCGCTTCAAGGAACTGGCCGACAAGAAGCACGACATCTTCGACGAGGATTTGCAGGCGCTGATTACCGAGGCCAACCTCAACGCTGAAAACGAGCGCATCAAGCTGGTCGCGCTCAAGGCCTGTTCCGAAACCGGCGAGATACCCAATGCCGCTGTGACATTGTCAGTGGACGGTGTCGAGCAGCACGCCAGCGCACCGGGCGGCGGGCCGGTGGACGCCGCCTTCAAGGCCATCGAGAGCATCGTGCAAAGCGGCACGACGCTACAGCTTTACTCGGTGAATAACATCACCAGCGGCACCGATTCGCAGGGTGAGGTGACGGTGCGGGTGGAGAAGGGCGGGCGGATTGTGAACGGGCAGGGCGCGGATACCGACATTGTGATTGCATCGGCCAAGGCCTACCTCAACGCGATGAATAAAATTCTGCAAACCTCAGAGCGCGAGCACCCGCAGGCCGGGCAGCCGATCTAA
- the polX gene encoding DNA polymerase/3'-5' exonuclease PolX, translating into MVVHNTDIAAVFEEIAGLLEIEGANPFRIRAYRNAARVISDLNREAGAMIAGGADLTDLPGIGDDLAAKIREIVDTGTCALLRKLKKQTPPALVELLKLPGLGPKKVKVLYHELDIHSLDQLARAARDGRIRLLHGFGEKTEAKILHAIDMQAGTTARFKLALAAQYGERLVDYLKAVPSVQQVIVAGSFRRCKETVGDLDILVTASRSSPVMDRFVNYDEVAEVVSKGTTRATVRLRSKLQVDIRVVAQQAYGAALHYFTGSKSHNITIRKIGQEMGLKINEYGVFRGKQRIAGQTEESVYAAVGLPYIEPELRENRGEIEAARAHRLPRLIQLADLRGDLHAHTKATDGRNTLREMAEAARQHGLEYLAITEHSRHLTIAHGLTPQRLLAQMGEIDRLNARLKGITLLKGIEVDILEDGALDLPDNLLGQLDIVVAAVHSHFNLSRAKQTTRILKAMDHPHFSILAHPTGRLIEERAPYDADMLRIIRHARERGCFLEINAHPERLDLLDIYAQMAKEEGVLVAINSDAHSANQFDNLRFGVGQARRGWLEKGDVLNTRPLKELRALLARTL; encoded by the coding sequence ATGGTCGTCCATAACACTGACATCGCAGCGGTGTTTGAGGAGATCGCGGGCCTGCTGGAAATCGAAGGCGCCAATCCGTTCCGGATCCGCGCCTACCGCAATGCCGCGCGCGTGATCAGCGACCTCAACCGCGAAGCGGGCGCCATGATCGCGGGCGGTGCCGATCTCACCGATCTGCCCGGCATCGGCGACGACCTTGCCGCAAAAATACGCGAGATCGTCGACACCGGCACCTGCGCCCTGCTGCGCAAGCTGAAAAAACAGACTCCGCCCGCGCTCGTCGAATTGCTCAAACTCCCCGGCCTCGGCCCGAAGAAGGTCAAGGTTCTCTACCACGAACTGGACATCCACTCGCTCGACCAACTGGCGCGCGCCGCGCGCGACGGACGCATCCGACTTCTGCACGGATTTGGCGAGAAGACCGAAGCAAAAATACTGCATGCCATCGATATGCAAGCCGGTACCACCGCTCGCTTCAAGCTGGCGCTGGCGGCACAATATGGCGAACGGCTGGTGGATTACCTCAAGGCCGTGCCCAGTGTACAGCAGGTGATCGTGGCGGGAAGTTTTCGCCGTTGCAAGGAAACCGTGGGCGACCTCGATATCCTCGTCACCGCGAGTCGTAGCAGCCCGGTCATGGATCGTTTCGTCAACTATGACGAAGTGGCGGAAGTTGTATCCAAGGGCACCACGCGCGCCACAGTGCGCCTTCGCTCCAAACTGCAGGTGGACATCCGCGTGGTGGCGCAACAGGCGTACGGCGCCGCGCTGCACTATTTTACCGGCAGCAAATCGCACAACATCACGATTCGCAAGATCGGTCAGGAGATGGGTCTCAAGATCAACGAGTACGGTGTATTCCGCGGCAAACAGCGCATCGCGGGCCAAACCGAAGAATCGGTATATGCAGCCGTCGGCCTGCCCTATATCGAACCGGAGCTGCGCGAAAACCGTGGCGAAATCGAAGCGGCGCGCGCGCACCGGCTGCCCAGGCTGATCCAACTCGCCGATCTGCGCGGCGACCTGCATGCGCATACCAAGGCCACCGACGGGCGCAATACGCTGCGCGAAATGGCAGAGGCGGCGAGGCAACACGGCCTTGAATATCTCGCCATCACTGAACACTCTCGCCACCTCACAATCGCTCATGGCCTCACTCCACAACGACTACTGGCACAGATGGGCGAGATCGACCGGCTGAATGCCAGACTCAAAGGCATCACGCTGCTCAAGGGCATCGAGGTGGACATTCTGGAAGACGGTGCGCTGGATTTGCCGGATAATTTACTGGGGCAACTCGATATCGTGGTTGCTGCAGTGCACAGCCACTTCAATCTCTCTCGGGCCAAACAGACTACACGCATTCTGAAGGCGATGGATCATCCGCACTTCTCCATCCTTGCCCACCCCACCGGGCGCCTGATCGAGGAGCGCGCCCCCTATGATGCCGACATGCTGCGCATCATCCGCCATGCGCGCGAACGTGGCTGTTTTCTGGAGATCAATGCGCACCCGGAACGGCTCGACCTGCTCGACATCTACGCCCAGATGGCAAAAGAGGAAGGCGTGCTGGTCGCCATCAACTCCGATGCACACAGCGCAAACCAGTTCGACAATTTGCGCTTTGGCGTGGGCCAGGCGCGGCGTGGCTGGCTGGAGAAGGGCGACGTCCTGAACACGCGCCCGCTCAAGGAATTGCGCGCCTTGTTGGCGCGCACGCTGTGA